A single genomic interval of Burkholderia cepacia ATCC 25416 harbors:
- the nuoL gene encoding NADH-quinone oxidoreductase subunit L, producing MSTTLNENLLLAIPLAPLAGSLIAGLFGNAVGRKGAHRITILGVMIAFLLSAKVFFDVMGGASFNATVYEWMNVGSLKLEVGFLVDSLTAMMMVVVTFVSLMVHVYTIGYMAEEDGYQRFFSYISLFTFSMLMLVMSNNFLQLFFGWEAVGLVSYLLIGFYFTRESAIYANMKAFLVNRVGDFGFLLGIGLLLAFAGSMNYGEVFAKRAELASLHFPGTDWGLLTVACICLFIGAMGKSAQFPLHVWLPDSMEGPTPISALIHAATMVTAGIFMVSRMSPLFELSDTALSFVTVIGAITALFMGFLGIIQNDIKRVVAYSTLSQLGYMTVALGVSAYPVALFHLMTHAFFKALLFLGAGSVIMGMHHDQDIRNMGGLRKYMPITWITSLIGSLALIGTPFFSGFYSKDSIIDAVKLSHLPGSGFAYFAVVASVFVTALYSFRMYFLVFHGEERFRKPKHPESPMGMAAAHGHDDHGHGHGHDDHAHEPHETPWVVWVPLVLLAIPSVIIGAIAVGPMLFGDFFQHGVAFDKVIFIGENHPALAEMAEEFHGWVGMGLHSVSGLPVWLALAGVVVAWFLYLKRPDLPASIRRAFGPIYTLLDNKYYMDKINEVVFARGSVAIGRGLWKEGDVVVIDGLVNGSARFIGWFASVIRFLQSGYIYHYAFAMIIGMLGLLTLFVTLGGK from the coding sequence ATGTCAACGACACTCAATGAAAACCTGCTGCTGGCGATTCCGCTCGCTCCGCTGGCCGGCTCGCTGATTGCGGGGCTGTTCGGGAACGCAGTCGGGCGCAAGGGCGCACACCGGATCACGATCCTCGGCGTAATGATCGCGTTCCTCCTGTCGGCGAAAGTCTTCTTCGACGTGATGGGCGGCGCAAGCTTCAACGCGACCGTCTACGAATGGATGAACGTCGGCTCGCTGAAGCTCGAAGTCGGCTTCCTCGTCGATTCGCTGACCGCGATGATGATGGTCGTCGTGACCTTCGTCTCGCTGATGGTGCACGTGTACACGATCGGCTACATGGCGGAAGAAGACGGCTACCAGCGCTTCTTCTCGTACATCTCGCTGTTCACGTTCTCGATGCTGATGCTCGTGATGAGCAACAACTTCCTGCAGCTGTTCTTCGGCTGGGAAGCGGTGGGTCTGGTGTCGTACCTGCTGATCGGCTTCTACTTCACGCGTGAGAGCGCGATCTACGCGAACATGAAGGCGTTCCTCGTGAACCGCGTGGGCGACTTCGGCTTCCTGCTCGGCATCGGCCTGCTGCTCGCGTTCGCCGGCTCGATGAACTACGGCGAAGTGTTCGCGAAGCGCGCGGAACTCGCGAGCCTGCACTTCCCGGGCACCGACTGGGGCCTGCTGACCGTGGCCTGTATCTGCCTGTTCATCGGCGCGATGGGTAAGTCGGCACAGTTCCCGCTGCACGTGTGGCTGCCGGACTCGATGGAAGGCCCGACCCCGATCTCCGCGCTGATTCACGCGGCGACGATGGTGACGGCCGGCATCTTCATGGTGTCGCGCATGTCGCCGCTGTTCGAGCTGTCGGACACCGCGCTGTCGTTCGTCACGGTGATCGGCGCGATCACGGCGCTGTTCATGGGCTTCCTCGGCATCATCCAGAACGACATCAAGCGGGTGGTCGCCTATTCGACGCTGTCGCAGCTCGGCTACATGACGGTCGCGCTCGGCGTGTCCGCGTACCCGGTCGCGCTGTTCCACCTGATGACGCACGCGTTCTTCAAGGCGCTGCTGTTCCTCGGCGCCGGCTCGGTCATCATGGGCATGCACCACGACCAGGACATCCGCAACATGGGCGGCCTGCGCAAGTACATGCCGATCACGTGGATCACGTCGCTCATCGGTTCGCTCGCGCTGATCGGTACGCCGTTCTTCTCGGGCTTCTACTCGAAGGACTCGATCATCGACGCGGTGAAGCTTTCGCACCTGCCGGGTTCGGGCTTCGCGTACTTCGCGGTCGTCGCGAGCGTGTTCGTCACGGCGCTGTACTCGTTCCGCATGTATTTCCTGGTGTTCCACGGTGAAGAGCGCTTCCGCAAGCCGAAGCATCCGGAATCGCCGATGGGCATGGCGGCCGCGCACGGCCACGACGACCACGGTCATGGCCATGGTCATGACGACCACGCGCACGAGCCGCACGAGACCCCGTGGGTCGTGTGGGTGCCGCTGGTCCTGCTGGCGATCCCGTCGGTGATCATCGGTGCAATCGCGGTCGGCCCGATGCTGTTCGGCGACTTCTTCCAGCACGGCGTTGCATTCGACAAGGTGATCTTCATCGGCGAAAACCACCCGGCGCTGGCCGAGATGGCCGAGGAGTTCCACGGCTGGGTGGGCATGGGCCTGCACTCGGTGTCGGGTCTGCCGGTCTGGCTCGCGCTCGCCGGTGTCGTTGTCGCCTGGTTCCTGTACCTGAAGCGTCCGGATCTGCCGGCGTCGATCCGCCGCGCGTTCGGCCCGATCTACACGCTGCTGGACAACAAGTACTACATGGACAAGATCAACGAAGTGGTGTTCGCCCGTGGTTCGGTGGCGATCGGCCGCGGCCTGTGGAAGGAAGGTGACGTCGTCGTGATCGACGGCCTCGTCAACGGCAGCGCCCGGTTCATCGGCTGGTTCGCCAGCGTGATCCGCTTCCTCCAATCCGGTTACATCTATCACTACGCGTTCGCCATGATCATCGGCATGCTGGGGCTCCTGACCCTGTTTGTAACGCTCGGCGGCAAATAA
- the nuoK gene encoding NADH-quinone oxidoreductase subunit NuoK, whose amino-acid sequence MLTLAHYLVLGAILFAIAIVGIFLNRRNVIIILMSIELMLLAVNTNFVAFSHYLGDVHGQIFVFFVLTVAAAEAAIGLAILVTLFRKLDTINVEDLDQLKG is encoded by the coding sequence ATGCTGACTCTTGCTCATTACCTCGTGCTCGGCGCGATCCTCTTTGCGATCGCGATCGTCGGGATCTTCCTGAACCGCCGCAACGTCATCATCATCCTGATGTCGATCGAACTGATGCTGCTGGCGGTGAATACCAACTTCGTCGCGTTCTCGCACTACCTCGGCGATGTGCACGGCCAGATCTTCGTGTTCTTCGTGCTGACGGTCGCCGCAGCGGAAGCCGCGATCGGCCTCGCGATTCTGGTGACCCTGTTCCGTAAGCTCGACACGATCAATGTCGAGGATCTCGATCAGCTCAAAGGTTAA
- a CDS encoding NADH-quinone oxidoreductase subunit J — protein MEFTTVLFYIFALLLVVSGLKVITSRNPVASALFLVLAFFNAAAIWMLLEAEFLAILLVLVYVGAVMVLFLFVVMMLDINIDYLRRDFKRFVPMATVVGAIIVIETALILWRGYGDTQTVHAMATGEMANWSNTRLIGKVIYTDYIFAFEIAGLVLLVAIIAAIGLTERKGKDSKRQRVSDQVKVRRNDRVRLVKMEADKPQPETAQSEAGSGTNG, from the coding sequence ATGGAATTCACGACCGTACTGTTCTACATCTTCGCGCTGCTCCTGGTGGTATCAGGGCTGAAGGTGATCACTTCGCGCAACCCGGTGGCGTCTGCGCTTTTCCTTGTGCTGGCGTTCTTCAACGCCGCCGCGATCTGGATGCTGCTGGAAGCGGAGTTCCTCGCGATCCTGCTGGTGCTGGTCTACGTGGGCGCCGTGATGGTGCTGTTCCTGTTCGTCGTGATGATGCTGGACATCAACATCGACTACCTGCGCCGCGACTTCAAGCGCTTCGTCCCGATGGCGACCGTGGTCGGCGCGATCATCGTGATCGAAACCGCGCTGATCCTGTGGCGCGGTTACGGCGACACGCAGACGGTGCACGCGATGGCGACGGGCGAAATGGCCAACTGGTCGAACACGCGACTGATCGGCAAGGTGATCTACACCGACTACATCTTCGCGTTTGAAATCGCCGGCCTCGTGCTGCTGGTCGCGATCATTGCCGCGATCGGGCTGACCGAGCGCAAGGGCAAGGACAGCAAGCGCCAGCGCGTGTCGGATCAGGTCAAGGTGCGCCGCAACGACCGTGTGCGCCTCGTGAAGATGGAAGCGGACAAGCCGCAGCCGGAAACGGCGCAGAGCGAAGCCGGTTCGGGCACCAACGGCTAA
- the nuoI gene encoding NADH-quinone oxidoreductase subunit NuoI — MTAIQHFFKTFFLTELLKGLALTGRYTFKRKFTVQFPEEKTPISPRFRGLHALRRYENGEERCIACKLCEAVCPAMAITIESETRADNTRRTTRYDIDLTKCIFCGFCEESCPVDSIVETQILEYHGEKRGDLYFTKEMLLAVGDRYEKDIAAAKAADAPYR; from the coding sequence ATGACGGCTATCCAACACTTCTTTAAGACTTTCTTCCTGACCGAGCTGCTGAAGGGGCTCGCGCTGACCGGTCGTTACACGTTCAAGCGCAAGTTCACCGTGCAGTTCCCGGAAGAGAAGACCCCGATTTCGCCGCGGTTCCGCGGGCTGCATGCGCTGCGCCGCTATGAAAACGGCGAAGAGCGCTGCATCGCGTGCAAGCTCTGCGAGGCCGTGTGCCCCGCGATGGCGATCACGATCGAATCGGAAACGCGCGCGGACAACACGCGCCGCACGACGCGCTACGACATCGACCTGACGAAGTGCATCTTCTGCGGTTTCTGCGAAGAGAGCTGCCCGGTCGATTCGATCGTCGAGACGCAGATTCTCGAGTACCACGGCGAAAAGCGCGGCGATCTGTATTTCACGAAGGAAATGCTGCTCGCGGTGGGCGATCGCTACGAGAAGGACATCGCCGCGGCGAAGGCTGCCGACGCGCCGTATCGTTGA
- the nuoH gene encoding NADH-quinone oxidoreductase subunit NuoH, with product MSLFDTINAGGSQLLGFAWPTVWAVVRILVVSVVILLCVAYLILWERKLIGWMHVRLGPNRVGPGGLLQPIADVLKLLLKEVIQPSAASRWLYLIAPVMTVVPAFAVWAVIPFQAEAVLANVNAGLLYAMAISSIGVYAVILAGWASNSKYAFLGAMRAAAQMVSYEISMGFALVLVLMTAGSLNLSEIVGSQQHGFFAGHGVNFLSWNWLPLLPAFVVYFISGIAETNRHPFDVVEGESEIVAGHMIDYSGMAFALFFLAEYINMIVISALAATLFLGGWDAPFEFLSFIPGIFWLVLKVFALLSVFIWVRATFPRYRYDQIMRLGWKVFLPVTVIWVVVVGCWMMSPLNIWVK from the coding sequence ATGAGCTTGTTCGATACGATCAACGCGGGCGGGTCCCAGCTTCTCGGCTTCGCATGGCCGACGGTGTGGGCCGTCGTGCGCATCCTCGTCGTCTCCGTCGTCATCCTGCTGTGCGTCGCGTACCTGATTCTGTGGGAACGCAAGCTGATCGGCTGGATGCACGTGCGTCTCGGCCCGAACCGCGTCGGCCCCGGCGGCCTGCTGCAGCCGATCGCCGACGTGCTGAAGCTGCTGCTGAAGGAAGTCATTCAGCCGAGCGCCGCCAGCCGCTGGCTGTACCTGATCGCGCCGGTGATGACCGTCGTGCCGGCGTTCGCCGTGTGGGCCGTGATCCCGTTCCAGGCCGAAGCGGTCCTCGCGAACGTGAACGCGGGCCTGCTGTACGCGATGGCGATCTCGTCGATCGGCGTGTATGCGGTGATTCTCGCGGGCTGGGCGTCGAACTCGAAGTACGCGTTCCTCGGCGCGATGCGCGCCGCGGCACAGATGGTGTCGTACGAAATCTCGATGGGCTTCGCGCTGGTGCTGGTGCTGATGACGGCCGGCAGCCTGAACCTGTCGGAAATCGTGGGTTCGCAACAGCACGGTTTCTTCGCCGGCCACGGCGTGAACTTCCTGTCGTGGAACTGGCTGCCGCTGCTGCCGGCGTTCGTCGTCTACTTCATTTCGGGCATCGCCGAAACGAACCGCCACCCGTTCGACGTGGTGGAAGGGGAGTCGGAAATCGTTGCCGGTCACATGATCGATTACTCGGGCATGGCGTTCGCGCTGTTCTTCCTCGCCGAGTACATCAACATGATCGTGATCTCGGCGCTGGCTGCGACGCTGTTCCTCGGTGGCTGGGACGCACCGTTCGAATTCCTGTCGTTCATCCCGGGCATCTTCTGGCTGGTGCTGAAGGTCTTCGCACTGCTGTCGGTGTTCATCTGGGTCCGCGCGACGTTCCCGCGCTACCGTTACGACCAGATCATGCGTCTGGGCTGGAAGGTGTTCCTGCCCGTCACGGTGATCTGGGTGGTCGTGGTCGGCTGCTGGATGATGTCGCCGCTGAACATCTGGGTGAAGTAA
- the nuoG gene encoding NADH-quinone oxidoreductase subunit NuoG: protein MVELEIDGKKVEVPEGSMVIQAAHKADTYIPHFCYHKKLSVAANCRMCLVEVEKMPKAVPACATPVSAGMIVHTQSDKAVKAQQSVMEFLLINHPLDCPICDQGGECQLQDLAVGYGKSSSRYSEEKRVVFHKNVGPLISMEEMSRCIHCTRCVRFGQEIAGVMEFGMLGRGEHSEITTFVGKTVDSEMSGNMIDLCPVGALTSKPFRYSARTWELSRRKSVSPHDSVGANLVVQVKNNRVMRVLPFENEAINECWISDKDRFSYEGLNSEERLTKPMLKQGGQWIETDWQTALEYVAKGLKGIAADHGANALAMLASAHSTAEELFLVKQLANELKTPNVDFRLRQQDFSAPVQGAPWLGMPIADLSNVDAAFVVGSFLRRDHPLFAARLRQAAKNGAKLHFLHATGDDALIPTAQRIVAAPSAWLDQLAGIAAAVAQLRGVALPDALAGVTASPAAQAVAQSLANGERRAVLLGNVAVRHPEFAKLHAVAKWIADNTGATFGFLTEAANTVGAHVVGALPGEGGLNAREAFAQPRKGYVLLNVEPEFDTADPAQALAALNQAEMVVVMSPFKHGLDYADVLLPVAPFTETAGTYVNAEGTVQSFNGVVRPLGDTRPGWKVLRVLGSLLGLPNFEYETAEEVRLAALGDAGVAGRLSNQTSVAPVRAAANAANGGFERLADVPIYHADALVRRAGALHLTAAAKAANAAALPAALFDKLGLKEGDAVRVRQGERAVQLPAVRDANLAETVVRVSAATPAGAALGSLSGELVVEKA, encoded by the coding sequence TGGTGATCCAGGCTGCGCACAAGGCGGATACGTACATTCCTCACTTCTGCTATCACAAGAAACTGTCGGTTGCGGCCAACTGCCGGATGTGTCTCGTCGAAGTCGAGAAGATGCCGAAGGCCGTGCCTGCCTGCGCGACTCCCGTGTCGGCCGGCATGATCGTCCATACGCAATCCGACAAGGCCGTGAAGGCGCAGCAGTCGGTGATGGAATTCCTCCTCATCAACCATCCGCTCGACTGCCCGATCTGCGATCAGGGCGGCGAATGCCAGCTGCAGGATCTGGCGGTCGGCTACGGCAAGTCGTCGTCGCGTTACTCGGAAGAAAAGCGCGTGGTGTTCCACAAGAACGTGGGCCCGCTGATCTCGATGGAAGAGATGTCGCGCTGCATCCACTGCACGCGCTGCGTCCGCTTCGGCCAGGAAATCGCCGGCGTGATGGAGTTCGGCATGCTGGGCCGCGGCGAGCACTCGGAAATCACGACGTTCGTCGGCAAGACGGTCGATTCCGAAATGTCGGGCAACATGATCGACCTGTGCCCGGTCGGCGCGCTGACCAGCAAGCCGTTCCGCTACAGCGCCCGTACGTGGGAACTGTCGCGCCGCAAGTCGGTGAGCCCGCACGATTCCGTCGGCGCGAACCTCGTCGTGCAGGTGAAGAACAACCGCGTGATGCGCGTGCTGCCGTTCGAGAACGAAGCGATCAACGAATGCTGGATCTCGGACAAGGACCGCTTCTCGTATGAAGGCCTCAACAGCGAAGAGCGCCTGACGAAGCCGATGCTGAAGCAGGGCGGCCAGTGGATCGAAACCGACTGGCAGACCGCGCTCGAATACGTCGCGAAGGGCCTGAAGGGCATCGCCGCGGATCACGGCGCGAACGCGCTGGCGATGCTCGCGAGCGCGCACAGCACCGCCGAAGAGCTGTTCCTCGTGAAGCAGCTCGCCAACGAACTGAAGACGCCGAACGTCGATTTCCGTCTGCGTCAGCAGGATTTCTCGGCGCCGGTCCAGGGCGCACCGTGGCTCGGCATGCCGATCGCCGACCTGTCGAACGTGGATGCCGCGTTCGTCGTCGGTTCGTTCCTGCGCCGCGACCACCCGCTGTTTGCCGCCCGCCTGCGTCAGGCCGCGAAGAACGGCGCGAAGCTGCACTTCCTGCACGCGACCGGTGACGACGCACTGATCCCGACCGCGCAGCGCATCGTTGCCGCGCCGTCGGCATGGCTCGACCAGCTGGCCGGCATCGCTGCCGCGGTCGCGCAACTGCGCGGCGTCGCGCTGCCCGACGCACTGGCTGGCGTTACCGCATCGCCGGCCGCGCAGGCTGTCGCCCAGTCGCTCGCGAACGGCGAACGCCGTGCGGTGCTGCTCGGCAACGTCGCGGTCCGCCATCCGGAATTCGCGAAGCTGCACGCCGTCGCCAAGTGGATCGCCGACAACACCGGCGCCACGTTCGGCTTCCTGACGGAAGCGGCGAACACGGTCGGCGCGCACGTCGTCGGCGCACTGCCGGGCGAAGGCGGCTTGAACGCACGTGAAGCGTTCGCGCAGCCGCGCAAGGGCTACGTGCTGCTGAACGTCGAGCCGGAATTCGACACCGCTGATCCGGCACAGGCGCTGGCCGCGCTGAACCAGGCGGAAATGGTCGTCGTGATGTCGCCGTTCAAGCACGGCCTCGACTACGCCGACGTGCTGCTGCCGGTCGCGCCGTTCACGGAAACGGCCGGCACGTACGTGAATGCGGAAGGCACCGTGCAGAGCTTCAACGGCGTCGTGCGCCCGCTCGGCGACACGCGTCCGGGCTGGAAGGTGCTGCGCGTGCTCGGCAGCCTGCTCGGCCTGCCGAACTTCGAATACGAGACCGCGGAAGAAGTGCGTCTCGCTGCGCTCGGCGACGCCGGCGTCGCGGGCCGCCTGTCGAACCAGACGTCGGTCGCGCCGGTGCGCGCCGCCGCGAATGCCGCGAACGGCGGCTTCGAGCGTCTGGCCGATGTGCCGATCTATCACGCCGACGCGCTCGTGCGCCGCGCAGGTGCGCTGCACCTGACGGCCGCCGCGAAGGCGGCGAATGCCGCAGCCCTGCCGGCCGCGCTGTTCGACAAGCTGGGCTTGAAGGAAGGCGACGCGGTGCGCGTGCGCCAGGGCGAGCGTGCGGTGCAGTTGCCGGCCGTGCGCGACGCGAATCTTGCGGAGACGGTCGTTCGCGTGTCGGCGGCAACGCCTGCCGGCGCAGCGCTCGGCAGCCTGTCCGGTGAACTGGTGGTGGAGAAGGCGTAA